A window of Staphylococcus lloydii genomic DNA:
TATAAAAAACAAAAAACCGGTTTTACCGAAGTAAAACCGATTTGATATGTTACGTTGACTCGCAACGTTAGTCTTTTACGGGCATATAAAAGGGGATATTTCTGAAAATGATCATTCCATCAAAGAACGAAATGTGTGGGGGGAATGTCTTTTTGGAATTGATAATCATTTTCAATTACATTATACAACACTGAGAATCATTGTCAATTAAATTTCAGTAATTTTTTAAAACTTTTTATCAACCCACGATAAGTATGGTATCAAGCCACATTGAAAATAATAAGTTACTTCAAATTACGTACATAAATTGATAATATATGATAGATATAAACTATTATTAATTATCAATTTTCCTAATAACATAGATAAGGAGTTCGTTGTATGACAAAAATTTTAATCGTTGAAGATGAGCAAAATTTAGCACGATTTATAGAATTAGAGCTACAACACGAAAATTATGACGTTGACATCGAATATGATGGACAACAAGGTTTAGATAAAGCTTTAAGTAATACATATGATTTAATTTTATTAGACTTAATGCTACCTAATGTAAATGGATTAGAAATTTGTAGACAAATTAGACAAACTCAAAGCACACCTATTATTATTATTACTGCCAAGAGTGATACCTATGATAAAGTAGCTGGTTTGGATTATGGCGCTGATGATTATATTGTAAAACCTTTTGATATTGAAGAGTTACTTGCTCGCATACGTGCAATGTTAAGACGCCAACCGAAAAAGAATGAAATAAACATCAATGGGTTGGTTATTAATAAGGATGCATTTAAAGTTACAGTAAATGGTGAAACATTGGGCTTAACCAAAACTGAATATGACTTACTTTTATTATTAGGTAATAATATCAATCATGTGATGCAGCGTGAACAAATCTTAGATGGCGTTTGGGGATATGATAGTGAAGTTGAAACAAATGTCGTAGATGTCTATATTCGCTATTTGCGTAATAAATTAAAACCTTATGGTATGGATAACTATATTGAAACGGTAAGAGGAGTAGGTTACGTGATAAGAAGATGACTAAAAGAAGACTAAAAACACAATGGATGATAATAACGACGACGATCACATTTTCAACTATATTGATCTTTAGTATCATCATCATTTTTTATGTCAGTAATGCATTAAGACAAAATGAAATCGGTGAAGCTGAACGCAGTTCCAATGACATTAATAATTTATTTGAAACGAAACCAATAGACCATATTTCACCGTTAGATTTAAATGCATCTTTAGGAAATTATCAAAAAGTAATGCTATATGATAATAAAGCAAAATTAAAATTAGAAACATCTAATGATAATTCAATTAATTTTTCACCCAATTTAGATGCACATCATTTTCATCACCAAGAAATAAAAACAGACCATGGAATAAATTATTTGATTATTACTAATAAAATTGATGCGCAAGGATTTAGTGGATATAGTGTCATTGTTCATTCTTTAAAAAATTATAATGCGTTAGTAAATTCATTATATTTAGTTGCATTGACATTTGGTGTTATTGCAACGCTTGTAACTGCTATGATTAGCTATATTGTTTCTTCACAAATCACGAAACCACTCATAACAATGTCCAACATAATGAGACAAATACGACGTGATGGTTTCCAAGAAAAATTAGAACTACCGACGAACTATGAAGAAACGGATCATCTCATCGATACGTTTAATGCGATGATGGCACAATTAGAAGAATCATTTAATCAACAGCGTCAATTTGTAGAAGATGCATCACATGAACTACGTACGCCGCTACAAATTATTCAAGGTCACTTAAATTTAATTCAAAGATGGGGCAAAAAAGACCCTGCAA
This region includes:
- a CDS encoding HAMP domain-containing sensor histidine kinase gives rise to the protein MTKRRLKTQWMIITTTITFSTILIFSIIIIFYVSNALRQNEIGEAERSSNDINNLFETKPIDHISPLDLNASLGNYQKVMLYDNKAKLKLETSNDNSINFSPNLDAHHFHHQEIKTDHGINYLIITNKIDAQGFSGYSVIVHSLKNYNALVNSLYLVALTFGVIATLVTAMISYIVSSQITKPLITMSNIMRQIRRDGFQEKLELPTNYEETDHLIDTFNAMMAQLEESFNQQRQFVEDASHELRTPLQIIQGHLNLIQRWGKKDPAILEESLDISLEEMSRITKLVEELLLLTKENNSVNDREIENVDINKEIHSRIKSMEHLHPEYTFKFEPFDKPLNIKINRYQFEQILIIFIDNAIKYDQNNKFIQIQTNLKNKQISIEITDHGMGIPKEDIEFIFDRFYRVDKSRARNLGGNGLGLSIAQKIIEYYNGTIQVDSEVGQYTTFKITF
- a CDS encoding response regulator transcription factor, with the translated sequence MTKILIVEDEQNLARFIELELQHENYDVDIEYDGQQGLDKALSNTYDLILLDLMLPNVNGLEICRQIRQTQSTPIIIITAKSDTYDKVAGLDYGADDYIVKPFDIEELLARIRAMLRRQPKKNEININGLVINKDAFKVTVNGETLGLTKTEYDLLLLLGNNINHVMQREQILDGVWGYDSEVETNVVDVYIRYLRNKLKPYGMDNYIETVRGVGYVIRR